The Anopheles gambiae chromosome 2, idAnoGambNW_F1_1, whole genome shotgun sequence genomic sequence TGTATCTCGTCACCCTTCCGCCGCACCCAGCTGACCGTTCGCTCGCGCAAATCGTTCACCCGGCAGTGCAGATACACGTCCGCCCCGAGCTGGGTGGTGACGTTCGCGGTCATGTTGGCATCGTCGAAGAACGGGTACGGATCGTGCGTGGTACTTTCGGCCGACTCGTCCTCCTGCTCGTCGTCATCGCTCGGCAGATCGGTGTACGGTACGGAGATTTCCTGCCAAAAGTTGCGCGGCAAACTCATAAACGGACTGCTCGACTGGAGGGCGGAAGATTCTGCAGAGAAACAGGGGGCGAGGGGAAGAATAGAATCAAAATAGAGATTCGTTTCAGAGGAAATACCAATGGAATAAGTCAGGAAAAAACACTCACTCAGCACCGATCCTGACACGCAGTGCAGCAAAAGGTAGATTGCCGCTACTCCATTGGCCGGCAGCTTCATAGCAGCATACTATTTTGTTCGACTCTTTCCCAAGTGTGTCAGTTCGTGTCCTTTTCCCTTTTGGCGGAGGCTTCTCGGACCTTTCTCGTCACTTTTGCTTTTTCCAATGTCAGTCGGTGCTGCTGCCCGTGGTCGGTGCTGTCGAACGCCGTTCACATCGCCTACTTTTCCAACACTAGCAGCTCCCGGCGATGGTTTCGATGGTGCATCATCGGCGAAGGGTGGAAAAATATGCTGCAAATGCGTGCGAACCTGTTATTACCCTAGACGGGAAGCGGAGTAGAATCGTTCTCCGACGGTAGGCATTTAGCCGACGGATGCATCCAACCGTGCATATGTAATCAATCGCAAACGGCAACACAAACGGACCCGCGGACGTGCCACAATGCACTAATCAATAATTCCGCAGTGTTGGATTTGATCCACACCAGGACAAGGGGACCGCGACACGCCGTAGGAGCTCGGGAGTGCATTTATTCTCCAGTGGATTAAGCGTGTGCAACGTTTGCCTACCGCAGCATCCACTGGGTCTACTTACCTAAAGCTAGGATGGTTTAGCACAGCATCGTACAGAGCAAATTACGCATTTTCTCTACAGTTGGCCCCGCAGGCAGGCAACACCAGCGAGGAAAGAGTTTCGCTTTGCTTTGGTTGCTTGGACCCGTGATGTTTTCCGGTTTACTTTTTGCCTCGTTTCAccaaatcacacaaacacacacgcacacatttatCGACCCACTGTACTGCTGCGGTTTACCGTTTTTCTTTCACAGAAGCACCGATTTTTTGGCACGACACGAATGTAAATGGTCACCACCCACACTCCTCCCTGCACCGTCCGTCACAGCCACTGCGGTCCGAGCAAGTGTAacatgttgtgtgtttgtgtgtttgtgtgtgtgtgtgtgtgtttctatgcCACCTAGGTTACTCTAGGAGGCCATGAAGGCAGAAAGCATGATGGCGCACTCTTGCTTCAGGGCGCTGCGATGAAAAGACGAAAAAAGGGACGCGCTATCGCCACGCGGgaaaaaacagggaaaaagGCGGACAAGATACACACGCGAAAAACTTGCTGAGCTGTGCACACTACTGCTTACCCCCACTAAGTGGCCCACTGCCTTCCCAGTGTCCTTTCTTTGTGTCCTCGTTCGCCTGCACCTGCATCACTGGGGCCAAACCAAAGAGGAGGGCAACCAGTGGAATACAGGTATTTGACACGTTTTTCtcaccacacaccacagcaCAGTTCCAGCGTGGAATTAAAGCGCTTCTATTGCTATAGATTCTACTATTGGCGTACAGATTCGAGGGGCAGAAATTTGGTTAGAAGCTTTCCgaaggaagaaaaagcaaCACTGCTCTACGCTGCTCGAGATGATGCTGTGAGCAAGTGAGGGCTgcgcgtgtgtctgtgcattgtgcacgtgtgtgttaGTACACTGTACCTGCAGGAAACGAAAGTTCTTCGTGATGGGGGATTAGACGGTAAAAGGGGAGGTGTTGGAAAAGTTTGAGCGCGCTACAAAAGGCCTCCCCAATAATGCTCCCGCGCGAGAGCTTTCCGGTGCCGTGGTCCGGAGCATACACGGGAGCAAGTTTGCAAACCGCCGAGAGCCGCCGAGAACCGTGTACGGCGTGCGGAGTCACACGCATGGAGACGCGCGAATGCGCCGAATCAGTTGCGTGCGGAAAGTGTGCGTGTTCGGCGTGCTGGTGGAGTACTAGATGGGAATGTTTCAAATGTGACCAGTACTCGTTTTACCGTTCTCGGGAGATCAAAAGAACAAATTTGaacataaaaatatgaaaagatGAATTATCAATAATTCTTCAATCGTACACCGAAAACAACATAACCCCCTTTGCATGTACCGCTTAAGTCGTGTAGCGATACAAAAAGGAAAGGCTATTTATATCGGAACAAAGAGCATTGTGCTCCAACAAGCATCGCAAGCATCTCACATCATCAATATCGTCGCCTACTATCTTAGCATGGAGGCATACGTGACAACACCTCTATTTATGTGGCGCAATGCAGCGggacaaaaataaattgcccGCCACTGCTCAGCGGGAGGTTCGGGTCTGGGCACGGTTGGGATCCGGACCATCGGAGCATTAGACTAAAAAATCAGTTCCTCCATCAGAACGGCTCCACCCGGCCGAGGGCAGGTTCATTTAGCGTCAAGTGCTAACCGTGTACGGACATGGTCGGGATGAACGGCCGGTGTATCTAGGTGGGAAGCGCGATTCTCGTTGCAGTCTTACATCGGGGTCAAGCTCAGCAGGATAGGATGATGCAATTGCAGCAACCGGGGCTGGTGGCGGATTGTGTGCAGTTTTTAAACTGTAAGGTGCTTCCTATCGCTgtgatgtgtgttgttttgttaaccttttgtttgtgtgtttgtgtatgtgattGTTTCATTTCTGTTCCTTTAGCCGTTAAACGCTATCTGTGTGAAGAGTGCGAGGATCCAACGGCGAATGATGCAACCCGGAACACCGACGAGCCAGCCGACGAGGAGACGtatttgaatgtgttgcaaaGCAAACGGTCACTTCCCGGTGTACGGGCCCGATTGATAGCGGAATGTGACGGTTTGTTGGAACGGTTGGAAACCGGTGCCGTAAGTACACCGAGTTTGGCTGAACTGAAGCATGTGACGGAGGCGGATGACGCTTACGAAAAGCCACTAAATGATGAGGAGGATGATTCGTACATTGATATGAGTGGAGCGAACACTCTGAAAGCAGCAAACACTAGCTCGTCCAACGTTAGTATGGTTGAGCTAAAGGACGACCTAACCGCAGATCCCGATGAACCAAACGAAGATGAAACAGATGAGGTACCGTTCGGCCAGGTAGAAGAAAACTCTTACGACCTCACCACCGATCAGATCCTGTACGACGAGTGCATGCAAGAGGTTGGCCACGAAGGACAGGAAGTCCTCGCTTCTACACCAACTCCTCGCACACCGACGCCGGAAAATGTAGCGTCCGATAGCCAGTGCCCGTACGGGGGGCTTCCGGCATCGCATCTGCGCCTGCAGCAGTCACCCAAGCACGGCACACTGTTCAAGCAGGAGAAGCGGCTGTTTTTCGACCAGTTCAAGAAGTACTACGTGGGGCTGATCGGCAAGTGGCTGCTGGTGTACGGCAGCCACAACGATCTGAAGCCGCTGCAGACGATCTACATCAAGTGCATCAAGCTGGACCTAAGCCTGAACGAGCAGATCAACGAGAAGCACCTGTTCCAGATCATTACACAAAGCGACTCGAAGGTACACTTCCTGTCGCCCAGCTTCCAAGACCTGAACGAATGGATCGTTGCGATCGAGAACAATCTGATCGAACGGGTGGCCGATCGGCCGGTGGAGGAATGCGCCGCCTTGCAAGCGTGCCGTAAACTACCCTTACCACCTTGTCCCGTGCCTGTGGGCGACGGGAAGGATGAGCCGGATCAGCGTGCGGCGAACCAGGTGGAGGATGGAATTTACGAGGAACCGTCGTTGTGTCTCAAGACGGAAGCCATCGCGAAGGCTAAGGCGCACGGGTACGACACACCCAAGCCGTGCTGTGGCAAGGTGGCAGAGAATGTGCCCGTTGGTACCAACGGTGGAGTTTGCAGTAAAGAAAGTGTAAGTAACTCACCTGCAAGCAGTAAAAAGCCTGATTTGCCAGCGAAAAGCCCCGATACGGGTGGAGGAACAACTGCTACACCCACGCCTGTGAAGAGTTGGCTCAGGAATCGTTTCAACCGATCGGCCCCGGAACCGGGGGAGGTGAAACTGTCCAAGAAAGCGCTGAAAAAGCTATCGTTTGAAGAGCTGCCCACGTCGGAGGGTAGCGCCGGCAGCGTCGAGCCGAAGTCGCCTTCGAAGTCGCCAGTGCAGCCGGCGCCGCCTTCGCCCAAATTCACCCTCACCACTACGCCCACCAGCAAGGGTACGAAAATAAACATGATCATTAGTCAGCTGGAGGCGAACGGGCAGCTGAACCTGCTTTCCAAGCGGCTGAACGACACGACCAAACGGTACACGTGGGTAACGGACGGTGTCACCGGTTGATGGAGCGTCGGCACGGTGCTGTTTCATTTTAAGTTTTATCTTTTTCGAATAAACGAAGTGCAATGTGATCTTAGCTGaacaataaaaccaaattCAATGTGAAGCACATCTCAGGGGTGGGGAaatattttcctttctctcttctttgAGCAAAATTCTATAGAAAACTTCCCTTCGAAAATTTAACTGGAAATGTCAAACGAAAACAtagagctgtcaaaacggTGCTAGGGGCGcaaaaaaacatcgcatgccagatgtaaacaaacgtctgCCCGAAACAACAGCAGGCTCTGTGCGAAAtagtttcctttccttccgaAAACACCTGAAGCAGGAAAATGAATATTAtttaatagaaataaaacCTTCCAGACTTCCAGTACGGTAAGTGTATTATCTCGCCGAAGACAGTAAATTGTGCCAATCGTTGTAGCTTACCCGCTTATCACACCTCACAGTCTGCTTCCGTCGTTCTACTGATCGGCTGGCAACTTTGATGGGATCGGCGGAACCACGGTCCCGTGCCTGGACTGGGGGCGAGCAATGGAGCATGACCCAAACCTGAGATCGGAACATTCGGTGCTGCGGTcgtttttgctgtttcgcaACACCACCGAGCGGACGGTGGACGTGTACTGGGTGAACTACTCCTCCCGGTTCATCCACTACACGACGCTGAAACCGAAGACGGGCTGCATGGTTAACACGTACGTTACGCACCCGTGGGTGTTCAAGGACCGGCAGTCGGACGAGCGGATGCACGTACGGCACCAGCCCGTCTACCTGCCCGAACCGTGGTACACAAACTTCAACAGTGCCGGGCGGCTGACGAGAAAGGAGGTGAACATTCACTTTCCCGTGCGCACACTGATGGACAACTGTCTGTGGCGCATCGTCGCCCTGCTAGCGGACAAGGAGGAAAGTGCACTGCACGAACTGGAGATACCACGCGTGCTCAAGCAGGAGCTGGCGGAGAAGCGAAACAATAAAGtaaggaaaaaatgaaaacactaACCACTGGCAGCAGTCCTTCCGCTCATCGATCGGAGAATTGTTcgagaaagagaacgaaagaaacgTACGTTGAAAAACTCCACGCCGTAAGTAACCACGCCGATTTTGAAATGATCATGTtccatttattgtttttccattGCACACAACTAGGTATATTGCCCCTTTCTTTTTGCGCGTGGTGTTCGGGTTTACACACTTTAACCGTGACATTAACATGCTTCGCTCTACATTTAACGTTGCCTGTAGTACGACGAACGCAGCACCGGTTGCGCCAACTAATCAAGAGTTACCGGTTGCGACCGGAACAGCCGCGAGAAATATCATCATACTttcttattcattttatttataacgACCGATTCCGAGACGATTGGAATACATACATTCACAAAATTGGGGTGCACAATATGCTAGAGCTTCTTTACTGTTTCCATTCcgctttcattttcttttctctaACAACAAATGATCGCTACTATCATGtttaaaaggttttttttttctctactgGCAATAGGTACACCATATCTAACTGAAATAGAACATATTTCTCATACACTTGCCGCACACACTATACGCACACTTCCAGCTGCGGAAGCGCAcgatgtgtctgtgtgtgagtgtgtatgttgatatatttttgtgtggtttgccTAATAGTGtccattaaaaattgtttgttcattttgtACTCTTTTTTGTAGTCGCTTTTCCATTCGCAACATCCCACAATTGTCCGTTACTATTCTCTTAATGATGTGCCGTCGAAATATTTCTAACTTTCTGCCCTACAGAAGTGTCGCCTAAATCGTCGGGGAAAGGATCTCTTGACACCGGTTCAATGTATCCTTTaccctgtctctctctttctctctttctctttttacGAATACTATATCTTATCTGTTCGACTATCGCGGGTTTATTACATTTTGTACAACATAATGCGttaccgttttgttttttttccgttttccatAGACTAAAACGACCATTGGGTTTGTGACTTGATAAATGGATGTACCGAGCATCACATTGCCCCTATCCAATCCTGGCTGAACGTATACTAAAACATAATCCTACTCATAATATGTGGTACGGGACTGAAATGCTTTCCAAACCACTTTTCAAGTGATTTGCGTTTCGAAGGCATGCTTCCAGCTGCTATGCTTTCTATATGGCGCACGAGAGCTTCGCAAGAACCGTGTCGGCATTGGTAATCATAACCGAAACACTtgacctttgttttttttgcttctttgccCATTTCCCCAGTGCACACAGCACACCTCGGTTCGGTCCCCTTTTAGCTGTGGAACTTCTCAATGTGCCGGGACAAGGTTTGGGGCGTCTTGAAGACGTTATAGCAGTAGGTGCAGATCAGCTTCGGCTGCACGTTGAAGGTGTTGTTCAGCGTGTTCGAGATGCCGAACAGGTTTTGCGTCTGGGCCAGCATGTTGGCCTGCAGCTCCGTCTTAATTCTATTGAAATTGCTCATCTTGTCCTGCGGAAAGAGAACGACGGGGATTTGGTTTTGTTACAATTTATGTAAGCTCAGTAGGAGGAAAAAACAAGGTTTTAAAAAGCAAGAAAGAACAgaaaatcacaaacacacaggtgGACCGATGAAACACAGGAAGATGAAATAACAAGCCAAGCAACGAATCAACagcataaaaaaagcaaaactgaaAACTTTATGCAAAAAGATCATTTAAGCAGTATATGAATGATCTTTTAAGCACAGTTTTTCTAGAAGAGCagttaaagaaaacaaataatttaataatcttacaaaaacacaacaagaaGAGAAgacagaagaaagaaagaaagaaagggtCCCCCACATATAAACAAAAGCAGCGCACTATGTGAACTAATATGCAAACAAGCAggaaagaaaggcaaaaaaaaacccctggaGTGGGtgtgttattaaattatttccgAAAGTAAATGAAACATAAGAAAAAGGTTAGcaaaataagataaaactATTTATTCGGATTTGCGCTTTACGTCAAGGTTTTGATCGATGTCGACTTTCATGGCCATGTCTGGTCGTTGCTGTAAGtgtagttgctgctgctgttgttgctgctgctgttgatgtagatgttgttgttgctgttgttgttgctgctgctgctgctgctgatgtgaTTGCacttgttgttgctgttggttcaGCTGCTCGCTTATATTGAGCAAATCGGATACCTGCACCGCAAAGGgcgtggaaaaaaaacaaacaaacaaaaaaccagcaTTATTTGTCTGATATGCCGCCATGAAAGGGCTGTGTAGCAAAACGGTAGGGACAGcgcaaacgaaaaaacaagGTACGAATTACGTGCAAAGCGGGCatgcaaaactaaaaaacggGGACAAAAGCTAACCAACTCACGGATAAAACCTTTAGCTTGCCGTCCccgttgccgttgccgttCGCCAGCTGCTGGTTGGCCTGGTTGATCTGGTTCTGATATGACTGGAAGCTGGCATTCATCACCGAGGCGGCCGGATGCAGCTGCGAGTGCAGCAGATGCGGTGGCAccgacggtggcggtggcgtttCGATCCCCCCGTTCAGTCCGTGCAGCCCGTGCTGGATCAGCTTCTTGTCGTCCACCGGCAGTGACAGTGGGAGGGCGATCGGTAACCCGTGCGCCATCCGCAAATGGTTGCTCAACCCGTCCGCCGTGTCGAACGAATCGTTGCAGTTGTGATAGTGGCAGAAGTGCTTCGGCGCCTTGTTTCCGTCGGGCAGAGCGCCCAGCTTCTTGAGATCGACGGCGGGATGGTGCATCTGCATGTGCTTCGTGAGGTGGTTCTTCATGGTGAAACCTTCGCTGCAGCTAATCACCGGGCAGGTTAGGTATCTGGGAGTgttgcgaagaaaaaaaacagtacaaaaACTGATTAAGAACATTGGTTGTGGAAAGAGCTTCGTGTTCGGTTCCCCCGAAAAAGAAACCGGGAGATCCCTCTTTAATCGATTGCTGATGAAGTTGAAACTGCCGTACAACGACGAACACGAATCACGACGCAACGCAACGCTCGGGAAAGGCAACACCGCAGAGAAGCCGCCGGATCGAGTGGAAAACCGGCACGTCCGGGGGTGCCCCtatgccgccaccgccgccgtctAGCCTTCTTACCTCCCGTCGACGTGCCTCTGCACGTGCTTCTTCAACAGCACCTCGTCGTTAAATGTCATCGAGCACATGGTGCAGGCGTAATCGCCGTGCTGCTTCatgtgcagcagcaggtgcGACTCTTGTATAAACTTTTCCTCACACTTGGTGCACGAGTAGCCGAAATTGGTCCCGTGAATTTTCatgtgctgctgcagatgcGACTGCTGCTTGAACGACTTATCGGGGCACTGCGGACAGAAAAACCCTCTAGTCGAACTGTGGTTGGTAATTAAATGAAGGTTCAATTGAGTAACTTGGCTAAACTTGCGCGGACACTGGTTGCATACGTACAGGGTGGTTTTGTGGTGCGTTTTCATATGGTTGTTTAAGTTTGTGACCTGCAAATGGGGACAAAAGGAAGGGGGTCGTTGTATTACTGTGACTTCCGTCCACCACATTGGCTGGCTTCTCAAGGGCTTCTCCCTTACCTGAGCAAATGAGCGGCCACAGTTTGATTCTATACAAACGTACGGTCTTTCGCCCGTATGCAATCGTCGATGATTGTTCAGATTGGTAATCTACAGAGTAGTAGTGGGGGGTGAAATTAAGAAcacaaaattatattttaaattcagGTTCTGACCACGCCATCGTTTTCTATAAACGAACACTCACCTGAGTAAAGGCTTTTCCACAGTCGACGCACACGTATGGTCGTTCGTTGGTGTGAATGCGAACGTGGTTGCGCAGATTAGCTTGCTGGGTGAAACCTACCGAACATCCAAGCGTATCGTAAGCAATCttgttttaataaacattAATCGAGTTGTTCCTACCTTTTTGGCAAAACTCGCACACATATTTCTTCTCCGCCGAGTGATTCCGGATGTGATTGAGCAGGGAGGTTTTCCGGCTGAAAGTCTTGTTGCAGATTGGGCAGCTTCCTTCCTCACCATCGAGCACTTCGTTCTGCAATCAAAGCAAGCACACGCATACAGATTAGCTAAACGATGTTTAACCAGGAAGATCCTTAACGGCCGTTCAAAACCTTCAAACCAAAACCGTTCAAAGCTTCTTACATCGATGGTCTGCAGAGTTGCCTCGAGATCGAAGTGTGCCTGTGACGAGGATAAAACCAATGGAAACGAATCACAAACAAGCTTTCGCACACAAATTGTTGCTTCACAACTTACCAGCTTCTTCGAGTTTGGATCCCCTTGATTGACCTGTTCGAGGGGGAGAAGAAAGGATTCACGAAATAATAACGAACCAATTCAGGACCAACTCCGCGTGGCTGTGGGCACGCTGCCTGAAAAACTACTCACGGTATTGCccagcagcaccggcaggTTGGAGCCGGTGGGTACCATCGTGGGACGGGAGCCATCGTAGAAGTTGGGCATCATCCCTTTGGAGATTCCTTTAAAACGTACACGATTCAATAAATACGGCCGTGTTCGGGCCAACGGGGGCGGCGTTCGCGGTGAGTACTGCAAAACGGAGACAGGAAAGAACCGAGATGCAATTCCGTGATTAATCTCGCTTGCACTACGCTGCCGTAGGAAAGGTGTGTTCTGTTTCTGAAAGCCCGTTGTTTCGTTTCGGGTTTGCTGCTATAAATATCTTCGCCCTCCCCCCTAGTTCCTTGGAGTGTGTGTGGCCACTCTCTCTTGTTCGCAACTCAAGCCGAGAACCATTTTCAGTGCCCGTGCCTGTCTGGCCCTGTCCATTTGCTACGCACTGgttgtgagtttgtgtggaATTACCTGCCGTGCCGTGCCTAGCAAAGCATTTTCGCTGCCGTcgaattgttgtttttgtgtgtttttttttctagcgaTGCAAGCGATTTGTTCTTAAGTAAACACAATTGtaatgaaaaaaattgtttgacAGTGGGCAAAGCGTATTTTACACCGatcgcttttttttcctctctctctctttacttTGGGATATTTTTTCTATGTTTAACGGGCTGTCAAAACGGCGCGGAGGGTTTTTTAGCTGCAGAATTTCATCGAAAATATCCCTCCGGCATTGGTGTGCGGTCTGAGCGTGCACGCTGCACCATGGTGTATGATAATGgtttatttatgatttttgaATTAATTATAAAGAGGAACTATTTTTTGTAGCTCATACTTAATtagcaccacaaacacacgaagGAAACATGTGTGAAAGTTCAACATGTTCTGATCTGATTTTCAGATATTATTTTTACGCAGCGCGATACTTGCTAGAGCACAGCCTCAGTCCAGACAAACGCACAGTGGGCACAGAAGGATGCGACAACGGctaaacattttgaattttgaatcaTTCATCATCGAAACGTGTTTGATGCGGGGTCGTGCTACAAAACCTATAAAGCTTCCAGGCATTGCTCTATTAAATGAGAATTGCGAATAGACTCGTTTAACGAACTCCGTGTTTAAAGTCACacgaacacaaaacaaaatttgtgttATTGAAAATTCTGTGAATTATTAAACGTGATAGTTTTGATTCAATCTTTGGGGCGGTTCCGTGGCAAAGTCGTTAAtttgtacgacttaacaacatgcccgacaTGGGGTCAAGCCTAGAATTGATCgttcgaaagcctgtataggctgggCTGGGCATGTTCGCATAGAACGTTACGCCAAGTAGAGTTTTGCTTcaagtaaaaaaatgtaagaaCATGTTGAAACTATAACAGAAGCAAATTTACATCCATTTCACCTATGGATGTATTGTCATATGGTCTGAGGATCTTGGCCTGCAATATTAAGGTTTTTGAATGACTAAAACTGAATTTGGTTGCCATTTCGAGAAAGAGGAGCATTAAGAAGCTTTCTTGATTATGTGAAACCACACTGCAATCAGACAACTCCAGGGCATATCAATATAGTTACACAAAAGACTGACGTTTCAGTTATAAATTACCCCTTTTGGAAAGTTTTCATAGATTCAAAGTTTGAATAAGTCAACCGACCACTTATTATATGTCATTCTACATAAATTTGGTTACAATATCTTCAAACCCTCGTTTCGTGTTCACACTATTGAAAATACTACAAAACTTGTTGTACATTAAAATGCTAttattaagcaatacggcctttttggaccgttcctcctgaataaaaaaaatgctattacAATTCATCCATTTTGCACAGAGCATAAAGTGGTTCAGTTACTAAATAGACTATCTATCAATCCAATCTTAAGTCGAAAAACCTAAACCCAAAACAACTCCAAGGAACTTCCTGCCGATACGAAACTTTGCAACCGTTAGCACTCAGTGGGGTGGA encodes the following:
- the LOC1273465 gene encoding zinc finger protein 879 isoform X7 yields the protein MMPNFYDGSRPTMVPTGSNLPVLLGNTVNQGDPNSKKLAHFDLEATLQTIDNEVLDGEEGSCPICNKTFSRKTSLLNHIRNHSAEKKYVCEFCQKGFTQQANLRNHVRIHTNERPYVCVDCGKAFTQITNLNNHRRLHTGERPYVCIESNCGRSFAQVTNLNNHMKTHHKTTLYVCNQCPRKFSQVTQLNLHLITNHSSTRGFFCPQCPDKSFKQQSHLQQHMKIHGTNFGYSCTKCEEKFIQESHLLLHMKQHGDYACTMCSMTFNDEVLLKKHVQRHVDGRYLTCPVISCSEGFTMKNHLTKHMQMHHPAVDLKKLGALPDGNKAPKHFCHYHNCNDSFDTADGLSNHLRMAHGLPIALPLSLPVDDKKLIQHGLHGLNGGIETPPPPSVPPHLLHSQLHPAASVMNASFQSYQNQINQANQQLANGNGNGDGKLKVLSVSDLLNISEQLNQQQQQVQSHQQQQQQQQQQQQQHLHQQQQQQQQQQLHLQQRPDMAMKVDIDQNLDDKMSNFNRIKTELQANMLAQTQNLFGISNTLNNTFNVQPKLICTYCYNVFKTPQTLSRHIEKFHS
- the LOC1273465 gene encoding zinc finger protein 708 isoform X2, whose product is MIDDDHRRQLEIDNRNIECSYMDIDTLYLQLLLLLKQGKYSPRTPPPLARTRPYLLNRVRFKGISKGMMPNFYDGSRPTMVPTGSNLPVLLGNTVNQGDPNSKKLAHFDLEATLQTIDNEVLDGEEGSCPICNKTFSRKTSLLNHIRNHSAEKKYVCEFCQKGFTQQANLRNHVRIHTNERPYVCVDCGKAFTQITNLNNHRRLHTGERPYVCIESNCGRSFAQVTNLNNHMKTHHKTTLYVCNQCPRKFSQVTQLNLHLITNHSSTRGFFCPQCPDKSFKQQSHLQQHMKIHGTNFGYSCTKCEEKFIQESHLLLHMKQHGDYACTMCSMTFNDEVLLKKHVQRHVDGRYLTCPVISCSEGFTMKNHLTKHMQMHHPAVDLKKLGALPDGNKAPKHFCHYHNCNDSFDTADGLSNHLRMAHGLPIALPLSLPVDDKKLIQHGLHGLNGGIETPPPPSVPPHLLHSQLHPAASVMNASFQSYQNQINQANQQLANGNGNGDGKLKVLSVSDLLNISEQLNQQQQQVQSHQQQQQQQQQQQQQHLHQQQQQQQQQQLHLQQRPDMAMKVDIDQNLDDKMSNFNRIKTELQANMLAQTQNLFGISNTLNNTFNVQPKLICTYCYNVFKTPQTLSRHIEKFHS
- the LOC1273465 gene encoding zinc finger protein 829 isoform X5, yielding MIDDDHRRQLEIDNRNIECSYMDIDTLYLQLLLLLKQGISKGMMPNFYDGSRPTMVPTGSNLPVLLGNTVNQGDPNSKKLAHFDLEATLQTIDNEVLDGEEGSCPICNKTFSRKTSLLNHIRNHSAEKKYVCEFCQKGFTQQANLRNHVRIHTNERPYVCVDCGKAFTQITNLNNHRRLHTGERPYVCIESNCGRSFAQVTNLNNHMKTHHKTTLYVCNQCPRKFSQVTQLNLHLITNHSSTRGFFCPQCPDKSFKQQSHLQQHMKIHGTNFGYSCTKCEEKFIQESHLLLHMKQHGDYACTMCSMTFNDEVLLKKHVQRHVDGRYLTCPVISCSEGFTMKNHLTKHMQMHHPAVDLKKLGALPDGNKAPKHFCHYHNCNDSFDTADGLSNHLRMAHGLPIALPLSLPVDDKKLIQHGLHGLNGGIETPPPPSVPPHLLHSQLHPAASVMNASFQSYQNQINQANQQLANGNGNGDGKLKVLSVSDLLNISEQLNQQQQQVQSHQQQQQQQQQQQQQHLHQQQQQQQQQQLHLQQRPDMAMKVDIDQNLDDKMSNFNRIKTELQANMLAQTQNLFGISNTLNNTFNVQPKLICTYCYNVFKTPQTLSRHIEKFHS
- the LOC1273465 gene encoding zinc finger protein 578 isoform X1, with translation MDIDTLYLQLLLLLKQGKYSPRTPPPLARTRPYLLNRVRFKGISKGMMPNFYDGSRPTMVPTGSNLPVLLGNTVNQGDPNSKKLAHFDLEATLQTIDNEVLDGEEGSCPICNKTFSRKTSLLNHIRNHSAEKKYVCEFCQKGFTQQANLRNHVRIHTNERPYVCVDCGKAFTQITNLNNHRRLHTGERPYVCIESNCGRSFAQVTNLNNHMKTHHKTTLYVCNQCPRKFSQVTQLNLHLITNHSSTRGFFCPQCPDKSFKQQSHLQQHMKIHGTNFGYSCTKCEEKFIQESHLLLHMKQHGDYACTMCSMTFNDEVLLKKHVQRHVDGRYLTCPVISCSEGFTMKNHLTKHMQMHHPAVDLKKLGALPDGNKAPKHFCHYHNCNDSFDTADGLSNHLRMAHGLPIALPLSLPVDDKKLIQHGLHGLNGGIETPPPPSVPPHLLHSQLHPAASVMNASFQSYQNQINQANQQLANGNGNGDGKLKVSDLLNISEQLNQQQQQVQSHQQQQQQQQQQQQQHLHQQQQQQQQQQLHLQQRPDMAMKVDIDQNLDDKMSNFNRIKTELQANMLAQTQNLFGISNTLNNTFNVQPKLICTYCYNVFKTPQTLSRHIEKFHS
- the LOC1273465 gene encoding zinc finger protein 578 isoform X4, producing MDIDTLYLQLLLLLKQGKYSPRTPPPLARTRPYLLNRVRFKGISKGMMPNFYDGSRPTMVPTGSNLPVLLGNTVNQGDPNSKKLAHFDLEATLQTIDNEVLDGEEGSCPICNKTFSRKTSLLNHIRNHSAEKKYVCEFCQKGFTQQANLRNHVRIHTNERPYVCVDCGKAFTQITNLNNHRRLHTGERPYVCIESNCGRSFAQVTNLNNHMKTHHKTTLYVCNQCPRKFSQVTQLNLHLITNHSSTRGFFCPQCPDKSFKQQSHLQQHMKIHGTNFGYSCTKCEEKFIQESHLLLHMKQHGDYACTMCSMTFNDEVLLKKHVQRHVDGRYLTCPVISCSEGFTMKNHLTKHMQMHHPAVDLKKLGALPDGNKAPKHFCHYHNCNDSFDTADGLSNHLRMAHGLPIALPLSLPVDDKKLIQHGLHGLNGGIETPPPPSVPPHLLHSQLHPAASVMNASFQSYQNQINQANQQLANGNGNGDGKLKVLSVSDLLNISEQLNQQQQQVQSHQQQQQQQQQQQQQHLHQQQQQQQQQQLHLQQRPDMAMKVDIDQNLDDKMSNFNRIKTELQANMLAQTQNLFGISNTLNNTFNVQPKLICTYCYNVFKTPQTLSRHIEKFHS